In the Natrinema sp. CBA1119 genome, GGTACGACGTCAGCGCCCGACCTCACGATTACGGACACGTACGTGGGCCCCGCGGACGGCGAGAACCTCTCCGTCGTCGTTCGGGTTCGCATCGACGGCACGCTCACCGACGGTGAGGGGAGCGACGGACGGTCCATCACGTTCGCAGATACCCGAGTACAGCGCGGTAGCGACCTCGACATCGAGACGGCGGAGTACGACGTGGCTGGTGAGGTGCTGGAACTGAGCACCGAGGGGGAGACGCTGAACACGAGTACGCTCCCTGTCCTCATCAGAGCGGACCTGGGACCGTCGACGGCTGCCCTCGTCGACCGCGGCGACACCTACCGGATCGACGGCCGGACGATGGCGACCGTCGAGCAAGCGGTCGTCAACCCGAGGACGAACCGGACGAACCGGACCGACCTCGTGGGACTCTCCCTGCGCACGATCCGATACGACGGCGCCACCTACTTCGGGGCCGACCGAGTGCTTGTCGACCGGCCGCTCGAGTTCCGGACGGACCGATACGCGTTCTCCGGTACGGTGGCGCGATGGGGGAACGCCTCGCTGCCCGGTGAGCCGGTCGAACGGACCGTCACCGTAAGAGCCGCGAACGTCCCGCCTCACGTCGCCGACCGGATCGAAGCGGGGATCGTCGAGCGCCGGGGGAACGCGACGATTGCACGCGTCATGGACGTACGGACCGAACCGGCGTCGGTCGTTCTCACGAGTGCGGACGGGAACATCTACGAACGCGAACACCCCCGGAATGAAGACGTGTTCCTCACCGTCGAGTTGCGAGCGCGATCCACCGGCGACGATCTTCGGTTCCGGACGCGTCGAGTGCGGGCAGGGACCACCCTGTCCCTGGACTTCGACACTGTCTCGGTCGTGGGAGAGGTGTTAGAAGTTCAATAGTAGTGAAATTCCCGGAACCTCCGTTACGGGTATTCGGCCGTCTGAGGCGTCGACTGTGGAATCTAAATACTTTTAAGGCTTGCCTAAAAATGTGCGGGCAAGAGATCGAGAGATGAACGCTCACACGATGAACCGACCGTTCAGAGCCGTCGTCCGGCGGGTGGACCGACGGGGTGAAGCAGTATGACCGGACCGCGGGAGACGGTGCGGTCGGGGTACAGTTATCTCACAACCGATCCCGACCTCGAGAAGTCCATCGGTTTCCGGGAGGTGGATCCGGACCGCGACCTCGGTCGCCTTCACGCGTGGCTCAACAGCGATCACGTCCTCCCCTACTGGGAGCAGGACGATCCGCTGTTGCAGGTACGGGAGACGATCAACGAACGGGCGCGAAACGAGGACCAGACGCTCTACATCGGCTATCTGGACCACACGCCAATGAGCTACTGGGAATCGTACTGGGCCGCCCGAGATCGGATCGGCGACTACTACGACGCGGACCAGACCGATCAGGGGATCCACTTACTCATCGGCCCCCCCGAGTACCTCGGCGAGGGGTACGGGGCCCCGCTGGTGCGGGCGATGGTTGGCTTCCAGTTCCAGCACCCCGAGACGGAGCGCATCGTCACCGAACCGGACATCCGGAATGAGCGGGCCATCCGCGTGTTCGAGAAATGCGGCTTCGAGGCCGCACACGAGGTCGATCTGCCGGACAAAACTGGACTGCTCATGTTCTGTGACCGGGACCGCTTCGAGGAGGGGGGCGCATGACCGACCACGTCCACGACCTCCTCGGCATCGGCGTCGGCCCGTTCAACCTCGGACTCGCGGCACTGATCGACGACGCAGCCGCCGACCTCGACGTCGCCTTCCTCGAGCAGAAGCCGGCGTTCAACTGGCACGAGGGAATGCTCATCGAGGGGACGACACTCGAGGTCCCGTTCCTCGCGGACCTAGTTACGATGGTCGACCCGACGAACCCCTACAGCTACCTCAACTACCTCCGCGAGCAGAACCGCCTCTACGAGTTCTACTTCTACGAGGAGTTTTTCATCCCGCGCCGCGAGTACAACGACTACTGCCGGTGGGTGGCCGACCAGCTCCCGTCCCTGCGCTTCGACCAGCGGGTCACCGACGTGCGCGAGGACGACGGGGTGTTTGTCGTCGAGACCGTCGATTCGGTGACGGGCGACCGGGCGAGCTACGCCGCCGAGGACGTAGTCATGGGGATCGGTACCCAACGTCATATCCCCGATCAGTTCGAGGACTTCCTCGGCCCCGACGTGTTCCACTCGGCGTCGTACCTTCACAACCGTGACCGGTGTCTCGACGCCGACTCCATCACGATCGTCGGCTCCGGACAGAGCGCGGCGGAGGTGTTTCGCGACCTCGTCGAGCGCCAGCCCGACCGAGCCTACAGCATCGACTGGATCACCCGGTCGCGTGGCTTCTTCCAGATGGCCGACGCCAAACTGGGCCACATGATCTACACGCCGGACTACATCGACTACTTCTACGATCTGGATCAGGAGACAAAAGACCAGTTGCTCGGGTCACAGGACCTCCTCTACAAGGGGATCGACGGGGAGACGAGCGCGAAGATCTACGACGCGCTCTACCGGAACTCCATCGGTGACGCCGAGCCCGACGTCGGACTGCTCGCGGCGACCGAGATCACCGATATCGGGCCGGCCCGGTCGCCCGGCGAGGGCTACCAGTTGATCTGCGAGCAGTGGCAGGAAGGCGACCGGTTCCTTCACGAGAGCGAGGTGGTGATCCTGGCAACCGGCTACACCCGGACCGATCCGCCCTTCCT is a window encoding:
- a CDS encoding lysine N(6)-hydroxylase/L-ornithine N(5)-oxygenase family protein, yielding MTDHVHDLLGIGVGPFNLGLAALIDDAAADLDVAFLEQKPAFNWHEGMLIEGTTLEVPFLADLVTMVDPTNPYSYLNYLREQNRLYEFYFYEEFFIPRREYNDYCRWVADQLPSLRFDQRVTDVREDDGVFVVETVDSVTGDRASYAAEDVVMGIGTQRHIPDQFEDFLGPDVFHSASYLHNRDRCLDADSITIVGSGQSAAEVFRDLVERQPDRAYSIDWITRSRGFFQMADAKLGHMIYTPDYIDYFYDLDQETKDQLLGSQDLLYKGIDGETSAKIYDALYRNSIGDAEPDVGLLAATEITDIGPARSPGEGYQLICEQWQEGDRFLHESEVVILATGYTRTDPPFLAPLEDRIRRDDEGRLTITRDFRLETDGLAGEIFVQNAELHTHGLNAPDLGLGPYRNATIVNAVADEEVYEPRSADTFQRFSVDDFVAERGAHRLESAAPKPSDGA
- a CDS encoding GNAT family N-acetyltransferase, with the protein product MTGPRETVRSGYSYLTTDPDLEKSIGFREVDPDRDLGRLHAWLNSDHVLPYWEQDDPLLQVRETINERARNEDQTLYIGYLDHTPMSYWESYWAARDRIGDYYDADQTDQGIHLLIGPPEYLGEGYGAPLVRAMVGFQFQHPETERIVTEPDIRNERAIRVFEKCGFEAAHEVDLPDKTGLLMFCDRDRFEEGGA
- a CDS encoding DUF4330 domain-containing protein, with the protein product MNVIDENGRLFGRVNVYDALVVLLVLGAIVAGVVFLDPLGGGDSAGGNGGESATRYATVDLGNRSPAVAERITDGTTSAPDLTITDTYVGPADGENLSVVVRVRIDGTLTDGEGSDGRSITFADTRVQRGSDLDIETAEYDVAGEVLELSTEGETLNTSTLPVLIRADLGPSTAALVDRGDTYRIDGRTMATVEQAVVNPRTNRTNRTDLVGLSLRTIRYDGATYFGADRVLVDRPLEFRTDRYAFSGTVARWGNASLPGEPVERTVTVRAANVPPHVADRIEAGIVERRGNATIARVMDVRTEPASVVLTSADGNIYEREHPRNEDVFLTVELRARSTGDDLRFRTRRVRAGTTLSLDFDTVSVVGEVLEVQ